The following proteins are encoded in a genomic region of Clostridium kluyveri:
- the typA gene encoding translational GTPase TypA: MDLFTRNDIRNVAIIAHVDHGKTTLVDALLKQSNIFRANEKVEERVMDSNALERERGITILSKNTSVVHKGVKINIVDTPGHADFGGEVERVLEMVDSVLLVVDAYEGPMPQTKFVLKKALELKLEPIVVINKIDRPDARASEVLDEIFDLFVELGASDSQLDFQVVYCSAKAGFAKYEIEDDSATMEPLFDTIIKNVPAPEGYIDMPLQMLVTTIDHNEYVGRIGVGKITRGTIKKNQQVALIRRENKIENVKVSNLYTYNGLKKEEVNEAKLGDIVAVSGIQDINIGETIADILKPEAIAFVNIDEPTLSMNFMVNDSPFAGKEGNFVTSRHLRDRLMKELETNVSLRVEETDSPDCFKVSGRGELHLSILIETMRREGYEFQVSKPTVIFKEKDGKRLEPIEHLIIDVPEEFMGVVMEKLGPRKANMVNMTSAVNGYVRLEFKIPARGLIGFRNEFMTDTKGNGIMNHLLDDYEEYKGDIPERTRGSLVVFETGTSITYGLYNAQERGTLFIGPGVEVYEGMIAGECSRAEDIEVNVCKKKHLSNTRSSGADEALKLVPLNEMTLEKSLEFIASDELVEVTPKSIRMRKKILNSEQRRKAMRKK; encoded by the coding sequence ATGGATTTATTTACAAGAAATGACATAAGAAATGTGGCAATAATTGCCCATGTTGATCATGGCAAAACCACATTGGTAGATGCACTTTTAAAACAGAGTAATATATTTAGAGCAAATGAAAAGGTAGAAGAAAGGGTTATGGATTCTAATGCCCTTGAAAGAGAAAGAGGAATTACCATACTTTCAAAAAATACTTCTGTAGTACATAAAGGAGTTAAAATAAATATTGTAGATACCCCAGGACATGCTGATTTTGGAGGAGAAGTTGAGCGTGTGCTTGAAATGGTAGATAGTGTTTTATTAGTAGTGGATGCCTATGAAGGACCTATGCCCCAGACAAAATTTGTTTTAAAGAAGGCACTGGAGCTAAAGCTTGAGCCTATAGTTGTGATAAATAAAATAGATAGACCAGATGCAAGGGCTTCTGAAGTTTTAGATGAAATATTTGATTTATTTGTAGAATTGGGTGCCAGTGATTCTCAGCTTGACTTTCAGGTGGTATATTGTTCCGCCAAGGCAGGTTTTGCAAAGTATGAAATAGAAGATGATTCAGCTACTATGGAACCTTTGTTTGATACTATAATAAAAAATGTTCCTGCGCCTGAAGGGTATATTGATATGCCACTGCAGATGCTGGTAACCACAATAGATCATAATGAATATGTAGGCAGAATAGGTGTGGGGAAAATAACTAGAGGAACTATAAAGAAAAATCAGCAGGTTGCATTAATAAGAAGAGAAAATAAAATAGAAAATGTAAAGGTATCTAATCTGTACACATATAATGGACTTAAAAAGGAAGAAGTAAATGAGGCTAAACTTGGTGATATAGTTGCAGTTTCAGGCATACAGGACATAAATATAGGAGAAACTATTGCAGATATATTAAAACCTGAAGCTATTGCTTTTGTCAATATAGATGAGCCTACGCTGAGTATGAACTTTATGGTAAATGATTCCCCTTTTGCTGGAAAAGAAGGGAATTTTGTTACTTCCAGGCATTTGAGGGATAGACTTATGAAGGAACTGGAGACTAATGTATCTCTTAGGGTGGAAGAAACTGATTCACCTGACTGCTTTAAGGTAAGTGGAAGAGGAGAACTTCATCTTTCAATATTGATAGAGACTATGAGGAGAGAAGGATATGAGTTTCAGGTTTCAAAACCTACAGTTATATTTAAAGAAAAAGATGGAAAGAGGTTAGAGCCTATTGAACATCTTATTATAGATGTGCCGGAAGAATTTATGGGAGTAGTTATGGAGAAATTAGGGCCTAGAAAAGCTAATATGGTAAACATGACCTCTGCAGTAAATGGCTATGTTAGATTGGAATTTAAAATACCTGCAAGGGGGCTTATTGGATTTAGAAATGAATTTATGACGGATACTAAAGGAAATGGCATAATGAACCATCTTCTTGATGATTATGAAGAGTATAAAGGGGACATACCTGAAAGAACAAGGGGATCACTTGTGGTGTTTGAAACGGGAACATCCATAACCTATGGGCTCTATAATGCTCAGGAAAGAGGCACATTGTTTATAGGACCAGGAGTGGAAGTATATGAAGGAATGATAGCTGGAGAGTGTTCTAGAGCGGAGGATATAGAGGTAAATGTATGCAAAAAAAAGCATCTGTCAAATACCAGATCCTCTGGAGCTGACGAAGCTTTAAAATTAGTACCTTTAAATGAAATGACTCTGGAAAAATCACTGGAGTTTATAGCGTCAGATGAACTGGTGGAAGTAACTCCTAAAAGTATAAGAATGAGAAAGAAGATATTGAATTCGGAACAGAGAAGGAAAGCCATGAGAAAAAAATAG
- a CDS encoding IreB family regulatory phosphoprotein produces the protein MSKDNTIQFDISESKKALTREILTEVYDSLIKKGYNPVNQLVGYLISGDPTYITNYNGARSLVRKLERDEILEEVLKAYLGIK, from the coding sequence ATGAGCAAGGATAATACCATTCAGTTTGATATTTCTGAAAGTAAGAAGGCTTTAACTAGAGAAATATTAACTGAAGTTTATGATTCGCTAATTAAAAAGGGATATAATCCTGTAAATCAATTGGTAGGGTATTTGATTTCAGGTGATCCGACTTATATAACAAATTATAATGGAGCAAGGTCATTGGTTAGAAAGCTTGAGAGAGATGAAATACTTGAAGAAGTCTTAAAAGCATATTTAGGTATAAAATAA
- a CDS encoding O-methyltransferase, whose translation MSNVAHNYIECYIRSLIEEHKDVLKELEDYAKENSVPIVQREVAKFLELMINIKKPLKILELGTAIGYSAILMSISSGKKSLITTVERDKNMVKVARSNIEKYKFIDCIQVIEGDCLEVLKSTKEEYDFIFMDAGKGHYNQFLPYCLKLLDKDGIIVADNVLFRGMVAWDKLVVKRKITIVKRMREYLSNISDNNKFVTSIIPMGDGIAVTVRRN comes from the coding sequence ATGAGTAATGTTGCACATAATTATATAGAGTGTTATATAAGATCATTAATAGAAGAACATAAGGATGTATTAAAAGAGCTAGAGGACTACGCAAAAGAAAATTCCGTACCCATAGTTCAAAGGGAAGTAGCAAAATTTTTGGAACTTATGATAAATATAAAGAAACCTTTAAAAATTTTGGAACTTGGAACAGCCATTGGTTATTCTGCAATTTTAATGAGCATAAGTTCTGGGAAAAAAAGTTTAATAACCACTGTGGAGAGAGATAAGAATATGGTGAAAGTTGCCAGATCCAATATAGAAAAGTATAAATTTATAGATTGTATTCAGGTTATTGAAGGAGACTGTCTGGAGGTACTTAAAAGTACAAAAGAAGAATATGACTTTATATTTATGGATGCAGGTAAAGGACATTACAATCAATTTCTACCTTATTGTCTTAAATTATTAGATAAGGATGGAATAATAGTGGCAGATAATGTACTTTTTAGAGGAATGGTGGCATGGGATAAATTGGTAGTGAAAAGAAAAATAACTATAGTTAAAAGAATGAGAGAATATTTAAGTAATATATCTGACAATAATAAATTTGTTACATCAATTATACCTATGGGGGATGGTATAGCCGTTACAGTGAGGAGGAATTGA
- a CDS encoding DUF1292 domain-containing protein, which translates to MENDVSSLMLEDEKGDKVKFQVVTKFDIEDREYIIVVPEENEDSKEAIVLKIVEGEDGREAFITVEDDEEFNQVSEVYEALFND; encoded by the coding sequence ATGGAAAATGATGTTAGCAGTTTAATGCTGGAGGATGAAAAGGGAGATAAGGTCAAATTTCAGGTGGTGACTAAATTTGATATAGAAGATAGAGAGTATATAATTGTAGTGCCTGAGGAAAATGAAGATTCTAAGGAGGCAATAGTACTAAAAATAGTTGAAGGGGAAGATGGAAGGGAAGCATTCATAACAGTGGAAGATGATGAGGAATTCAATCAGGTTTCAGAAGTTTATGAAGCTCTGTTTAATGATTAA
- a CDS encoding cell wall-binding repeat-containing protein has product MTKKFLGFIFAFAVILLFGINVKADSPQVTRLGGYDRYQTNTDIVNQMWEKSEYVVIVSGENFPDALSATVLAKKYNAPILLTYLDFYSEQEEQLDKLGVKKAFIIGGTGVVPKSIEDTLSKKGIEYERIYGNDRYETSVAVANKIGSENGIIVTTGSDYSDALSVSSIAGKLQMPIILSQKDGLEYAQNKFISENNIPKTYVLGSMDVISNITAYTFPNAKRIAMGNSRYDRNLDIINTFTSYIDFSTVILASGADFPDALSGTALAALNGNPIILIGEYSYSGRTEKANDNFIETLLGNEDTKNIYALGLEGSISEDNLNSIVNSSKALNIVKSNITLSSNLRFGNMGMYSYDGSDYYRIALYAYNEAANVWLMGNYKYDFLVDTKTLEIYKMYNDSDDIIPLDGNNIESVSDGEVPMFNGMLNIPVFNGILNIEQALDLVKSQIELEANEYIHIPFEESRLITTYDGDKCYCIVKDYNETGDPDDRTELCEYLVNISTGQVTQCIQGQYTPIS; this is encoded by the coding sequence ATGACAAAAAAATTTTTAGGATTTATTTTTGCATTTGCTGTGATTTTATTGTTTGGAATTAATGTAAAAGCAGATTCACCGCAAGTTACCAGGTTAGGAGGGTATGATAGATATCAAACAAATACTGATATTGTAAATCAAATGTGGGAAAAGTCAGAGTATGTTGTTATAGTCAGTGGAGAAAATTTTCCAGATGCTTTAAGCGCTACAGTCTTGGCTAAGAAATATAATGCACCAATACTTTTAACTTATCTTGATTTTTATAGTGAACAGGAAGAACAATTGGATAAACTTGGAGTGAAGAAAGCTTTTATAATTGGAGGAACAGGTGTTGTACCTAAATCTATAGAGGATACTTTAAGCAAAAAAGGAATAGAATATGAAAGAATATATGGAAATGACAGGTATGAAACCTCTGTAGCTGTAGCCAATAAAATAGGTAGTGAGAATGGTATTATAGTAACTACTGGCAGTGATTATTCAGATGCTTTATCCGTATCTTCTATAGCAGGAAAATTGCAGATGCCTATAATATTGTCTCAAAAGGATGGATTAGAGTATGCCCAAAATAAATTTATATCAGAAAATAATATTCCTAAAACCTATGTATTAGGTAGTATGGATGTAATAAGCAATATTACAGCCTATACCTTTCCAAATGCTAAAAGAATAGCCATGGGAAACAGCAGATATGATAGAAATTTAGATATAATAAATACTTTTACTAGTTACATTGATTTTAGTACAGTAATATTAGCTTCTGGTGCAGATTTCCCAGATGCATTAAGTGGAACGGCCCTAGCAGCTTTAAATGGGAACCCTATAATCTTAATAGGAGAATACTCTTATTCTGGACGTACAGAAAAGGCAAATGATAATTTTATTGAAACTTTACTTGGAAATGAAGACACAAAAAATATATATGCGTTAGGATTGGAAGGAAGCATATCAGAGGATAATTTAAACAGTATAGTAAACTCCTCAAAGGCTTTAAATATTGTAAAATCAAACATAACACTTAGTTCCAACTTAAGATTTGGAAATATGGGTATGTATAGTTATGATGGTAGTGATTATTATCGAATAGCTTTATATGCTTATAATGAAGCTGCTAACGTATGGTTAATGGGTAACTACAAATATGACTTTTTAGTGGATACTAAAACTTTAGAAATTTATAAAATGTATAATGATTCAGATGATATAATACCTTTAGATGGCAATAATATAGAATCGGTAAGTGATGGAGAAGTTCCAATGTTTAATGGCATGTTAAATATTCCAGTATTTAATGGTATATTAAATATTGAGCAGGCACTGGATTTGGTTAAGTCACAAATAGAACTTGAGGCTAACGAGTATATTCATATTCCTTTTGAAGAGTCCAGGTTGATAACTACCTATGATGGTGATAAATGTTATTGTATAGTTAAAGATTATAATGAAACAGGAGATCCAGATGATAGAACTGAACTGTGTGAGTATTTAGTTAATATATCTACGGGACAAGTTACACAATGTATTCAAGGACAATATACTCCAATAAGTTAA
- the ruvX gene encoding Holliday junction resolvase RuvX, which yields MRILGLDVGNKTIGVALSDPLGITAQGITTIKRKGEDKDIEELKTICDKYKVEVIVCGLPKNMNGTLGPQSEKVLKFCNIIEEVINLPIKMWDERLTTVAANRAMLEADLSRAKRKKIVDKMAATYILQGYLDRISK from the coding sequence TTGAGAATACTTGGATTGGATGTGGGAAATAAAACTATAGGAGTGGCTTTAAGTGATCCATTAGGAATAACTGCGCAGGGAATTACTACTATAAAGAGAAAGGGGGAAGATAAAGATATTGAGGAACTAAAAACCATATGTGATAAATATAAGGTGGAAGTAATTGTTTGTGGGCTGCCTAAAAATATGAATGGAACTTTAGGACCTCAAAGTGAAAAGGTATTAAAATTTTGTAATATTATAGAGGAAGTTATAAATTTGCCTATAAAAATGTGGGATGAGAGACTTACTACAGTGGCGGCTAACAGAGCCATGCTGGAAGCGGATTTGTCTAGGGCAAAGAGAAAAAAAATAGTGGATAAAATGGCGGCTACCTACATATTGCAGGGGTATTTAGATAGAATTTCAAAATAA
- the mltG gene encoding endolytic transglycosylase MltG gives MVKKNLKSIFLLCSLALIIIAGVLYFVVTSIKYPLRYNKGKVNISINNEKNLSQVVDKLEKEKLIKNAFILKWYINRHFGDIGVKKGIYSFSNNITLDNFETYLKTGIKDDEPVKVLIPEGYDIEHIGTVLEKKGIISSADFLESCKNYELPDFIKADSERRYNLEGYLFPDTYEFLKGSSGKAIIDVMLDRFNLVIEEIEKDTHVQLEGNNLGDIITMASIVEKEVEIPEERGKAASVFYNRLQKGMKLQSCATVLYALGVHKDKVYYKDLEVDSVYNTYKVSGLPEGPICNPGKGCILAAIKPSNTNYLYFVSNNDGTHFFTDDNEKFLQVKEATQGD, from the coding sequence ATGGTGAAAAAAAACTTAAAAAGTATTTTTTTACTCTGTAGTTTGGCTTTAATCATAATAGCGGGTGTTTTATATTTTGTGGTGACAAGCATAAAATACCCTCTTAGGTATAATAAAGGTAAAGTAAATATCAGTATAAATAATGAAAAAAATTTATCTCAGGTGGTAGATAAATTAGAAAAAGAAAAATTAATAAAAAATGCATTTATATTAAAATGGTATATAAACAGACATTTTGGAGATATTGGAGTAAAAAAGGGAATATATTCTTTTTCTAATAATATAACTTTAGATAATTTTGAAACTTACCTAAAGACGGGAATCAAAGATGATGAACCTGTAAAAGTTTTAATACCTGAAGGATATGATATAGAACATATAGGAACTGTTTTGGAGAAAAAGGGTATAATATCAAGTGCAGATTTTTTAGAAAGCTGTAAAAACTATGAATTACCTGATTTTATAAAAGCAGATTCTGAAAGAAGATATAATTTAGAGGGATATCTCTTTCCAGATACGTATGAATTTTTAAAAGGAAGTAGTGGAAAAGCTATAATTGATGTTATGCTGGATAGATTCAATCTGGTTATAGAAGAAATAGAGAAGGATACCCATGTACAATTAGAAGGTAATAACCTTGGTGATATAATAACCATGGCTTCCATAGTGGAAAAAGAAGTGGAAATTCCAGAAGAAAGAGGAAAAGCAGCTTCTGTGTTTTATAACAGATTACAAAAAGGAATGAAGCTTCAATCTTGTGCCACAGTATTATATGCCCTAGGAGTGCATAAGGATAAAGTATATTATAAAGATTTGGAAGTTGATTCTGTGTATAATACTTATAAAGTGAGTGGACTTCCAGAGGGACCTATATGCAATCCGGGAAAAGGATGTATCCTGGCAGCTATAAAACCTTCTAATACAAACTATCTTTATTTTGTTTCCAATAATGATGGCACACATTTTTTTACGGATGATAACGAAAAGTTTTTACAGGTAAAAGAGGCTACCCAGGGAGATTGA
- a CDS encoding Fur family transcriptional regulator, whose amino-acid sequence MSKLSTSEIERLKNSLKEKGYKLTPQRRAVVDIIIKNEGKHLTTEQIYDQVKIDCPEIGLATVYRTVQLLEDIGVICKLDLNDGCNRYEIVHREENHHHHHLICTKCSKIIEVTDDLLESLERKIEGKYNFKILNHSLKFYGICSECTKKSK is encoded by the coding sequence ATGTCGAAGCTTTCTACTTCAGAAATAGAGAGGTTAAAAAATAGTTTGAAAGAAAAGGGATATAAACTTACACCACAAAGACGGGCTGTAGTAGATATTATAATAAAGAATGAAGGAAAACATCTCACTACAGAGCAGATATATGATCAGGTTAAAATTGATTGTCCTGAAATTGGCTTGGCTACAGTTTATAGGACTGTACAGCTTTTAGAGGATATAGGAGTTATATGTAAATTGGATTTAAATGATGGGTGTAATAGATATGAAATAGTCCATAGGGAAGAAAACCATCATCACCATCATCTAATATGTACTAAATGTTCTAAAATAATTGAAGTAACTGATGATCTTTTGGAGTCTTTGGAGAGAAAAATAGAAGGAAAATATAATTTTAAAATCCTAAATCATAGTCTGAAATTTTATGGTATATGCAGTGAATGTACAAAAAAATCAAAATAA
- a CDS encoding ribonuclease J, translating to MRKEKEKVKIIPLGGLGEIGKNLTVIEFKNDIIVIDCGLKFPDEEMLGIDVVIPDITYLKKNIDRVRGIFLTHGHEDHIGALPYVLKEINVPVYGTKLTLGIVQTKLKEHNLIDTVDLKCVKARDVIKLESMWVEFIRTSHSIADSMAIAIHTSAGIILHTGDFKVDYTPIDGSVIDLARFAELSKKGVTVMLCDSTNVERPGYTMSERTVGEAFEKFFASAKSRIIVATFASNIHRIQQVITAAEKYDRKVAVSGRSMENIVEVATELGYLDIKKNTIINIDNINKYNGNKITIITTGSQGEPMSALSRMAASEHKKVSIIPGDTIIISANSIPGNEKLISKVINQLFKKGADVIYEALADVHVSGHACQEELKLIHTIVKPKFFIPVHGEYRHLKQHADLAISLGLSPNNVIIADNGDVIEVSKDSIRKSGTVVSGQVFVDGLGVGDVGNIVLRDRRHLSQDGILTVVITMEKESGSVIAGPDIISRGFVYVRESEDLMEEAKELVRNALNECEKKHITEWANIKSNVKEVLRLFLYERTKRKPMILPIIMEV from the coding sequence TTGCGTAAAGAAAAAGAAAAAGTAAAAATTATTCCATTAGGTGGATTGGGTGAAATCGGGAAAAATCTTACGGTAATAGAATTTAAAAATGATATAATAGTAATTGATTGTGGTTTGAAGTTTCCCGATGAAGAAATGTTGGGTATAGACGTGGTTATCCCCGATATTACTTACCTGAAAAAAAATATTGACAGGGTAAGAGGAATATTTTTGACCCATGGACATGAAGATCATATAGGGGCATTACCTTATGTTCTCAAGGAAATTAATGTGCCAGTGTATGGTACCAAATTAACTCTGGGTATTGTTCAAACCAAGCTAAAAGAGCACAATTTAATTGATACAGTAGATCTTAAGTGCGTAAAAGCAAGAGATGTAATTAAATTAGAGAGTATGTGGGTAGAATTTATAAGAACTAGCCACAGCATAGCAGATTCCATGGCTATTGCTATACACACTTCAGCGGGTATTATACTCCATACGGGAGATTTCAAAGTTGATTATACACCCATTGATGGAAGTGTAATTGATTTAGCCAGATTTGCAGAACTTAGCAAAAAAGGTGTAACTGTTATGCTGTGTGATAGCACCAACGTGGAAAGACCAGGTTATACCATGTCTGAAAGAACTGTGGGAGAGGCCTTTGAAAAATTTTTTGCTTCTGCAAAAAGTAGGATAATAGTAGCAACTTTTGCTTCAAATATTCACAGAATACAGCAGGTTATTACTGCGGCAGAAAAGTATGACAGAAAGGTAGCAGTTTCTGGGAGAAGTATGGAAAATATAGTAGAAGTAGCTACAGAACTAGGATATCTAGATATTAAAAAAAATACAATTATAAATATAGATAATATAAATAAATACAATGGCAATAAAATAACTATAATAACCACTGGAAGTCAGGGGGAGCCCATGTCAGCTCTTTCGAGAATGGCAGCTTCCGAACACAAGAAAGTGAGTATTATTCCGGGAGATACTATAATAATTTCAGCTAATTCCATACCTGGAAATGAGAAATTAATTTCCAAAGTTATAAATCAATTGTTTAAAAAAGGAGCAGATGTAATATATGAAGCCTTGGCGGATGTACATGTATCTGGCCATGCTTGTCAGGAGGAACTAAAATTAATACACACTATTGTAAAACCTAAGTTTTTTATACCGGTACATGGGGAATATAGGCATTTAAAACAGCATGCAGATTTAGCTATAAGCCTTGGGCTTTCTCCAAATAATGTAATTATAGCAGACAATGGTGATGTTATAGAAGTTTCCAAGGATTCTATAAGAAAAAGTGGTACAGTAGTATCTGGACAGGTATTTGTAGATGGTCTTGGGGTAGGAGATGTAGGAAATATAGTTTTAAGGGATAGAAGGCATCTGTCTCAGGATGGAATACTTACAGTAGTAATTACTATGGAGAAAGAAAGTGGAAGTGTTATTGCAGGACCTGATATAATATCTAGAGGTTTTGTTTATGTTAGAGAGTCTGAAGATTTAATGGAAGAAGCAAAAGAATTAGTGAGAAATGCTTTGAATGAATGTGAGAAAAAGCATATTACTGAATGGGCAAATATAAAGTCTAATGTGAAAGAGGTACTTAGGTTGTTTCTGTATGAAAGGACAAAGAGAAAGCCTATGATATTACCTATAATTATGGAAGTATAA
- the alaS gene encoding alanine--tRNA ligase: MEKLGLNQIREMYLSFFEKKAHLRLPSFSLVPQNDKSLLLINAGMTPLKPYFTGLKVPPSKRVATCQKCIRTGDIENVGKTSRHGTFFEMLGNFSFGDYFKKEAIPWAWEFITEVLKLPKDRLYVTIYLDDDEAHDIWVKSTDVDPSKIFRLGKEDNFWEHGVGPCGPCSEIYYDRAQEKINSVEEFVEAADNDKIVEFWNLVFTQFDKDENGNYNRLSNPNIDTGMGLERMATIMQEENSIFEVDTINAILKEVCNISGTKYNEHKNNDISIRIITDHIRSITFMISDGILPSNEGRGYVLRRLLRRAAKHGKSLGISDRFLYKLSDVVIDNSCESYPKLKEREEYIKKVIRLEEERFDETIDSGMKILNEFIEELENSNSLLLEGEKAFKLYDTYGFPIELTEEILQEKNMGVDLEEFNQKMQNQKEMARSARTETNYMGAEDTVLNKIPLYIDTVFEGYGSLESTSKVKLMIKEGEFVSLLSQGEKGVILVSNTPFYAEMGGQVGDKGIIYNENFKGKIIDCKNNVAGKILHFVEVISGSVSLEDTVLLNVDKNRRDDIRRNHTSTHLLGEALRRVLGEHVHQSGSYVDEHRLRFDFNHFEALNDKQLREVEDLVNENIRKAKTVNTNLMSLEEAKKSGAVAIFDGKYSDEVRVVSIGDFSRELCGGTHVGNSGEIGLFKIVSESGIAAGIRRIEAVTGREAVEYLYSKSDMLKEIANKFKCSEKEIVHKLDLQFNELREVRKELEEFKIKLAGSAEESILNGVKIVKGINLFTGILKDVDGNALRELADKIRSKSQNSVVLLGSNVEGKVNLVAMATKDAVEKGVHCGKIIKEVAAVTGGGGGGRPDMAQAGGKFPDKLEEAIGKCSAIMEKIVK; encoded by the coding sequence ATGGAAAAATTAGGGTTGAATCAAATTAGAGAAATGTATTTAAGTTTTTTTGAAAAAAAAGCACATCTGAGATTGCCCAGCTTTTCTCTAGTACCTCAGAATGATAAAAGTTTGCTTTTGATAAATGCGGGTATGACTCCACTTAAGCCTTATTTTACAGGCCTTAAGGTTCCACCTAGTAAAAGAGTAGCTACCTGTCAAAAGTGTATTAGAACTGGAGATATTGAAAATGTGGGGAAGACATCAAGACATGGTACTTTCTTTGAAATGCTGGGAAATTTTTCTTTTGGAGATTATTTCAAAAAAGAAGCAATTCCCTGGGCTTGGGAATTTATTACAGAAGTTTTGAAGCTTCCCAAAGATAGATTATATGTTACAATATATTTAGATGATGATGAGGCACATGATATATGGGTTAAAAGTACAGATGTGGATCCTTCTAAAATTTTCAGATTAGGAAAAGAAGATAATTTTTGGGAGCATGGTGTAGGTCCCTGTGGCCCTTGTTCGGAGATTTATTATGATAGAGCACAGGAAAAAATAAACAGTGTAGAAGAATTTGTAGAAGCAGCTGATAATGATAAAATAGTTGAATTCTGGAATTTAGTTTTTACTCAATTTGACAAAGATGAAAATGGGAATTATAATAGACTTTCCAACCCTAATATAGATACAGGCATGGGACTTGAGAGAATGGCTACTATAATGCAGGAAGAAAATAGTATATTTGAAGTAGATACTATAAATGCTATATTAAAGGAAGTATGTAATATATCTGGAACAAAATATAATGAACACAAAAATAATGATATATCTATAAGGATAATAACAGATCATATAAGAAGTATTACTTTTATGATAAGTGATGGTATACTTCCATCTAATGAAGGGCGGGGATATGTGCTCAGAAGGCTTTTGAGGAGGGCAGCAAAGCATGGTAAGTCCCTGGGCATAAGTGATAGATTCTTATATAAACTTTCTGATGTTGTTATAGATAATTCTTGCGAGAGTTATCCTAAATTGAAAGAGAGAGAAGAGTACATAAAAAAAGTTATAAGGCTTGAGGAAGAGAGATTTGATGAGACAATAGACAGCGGAATGAAGATCTTAAATGAATTTATAGAGGAATTAGAAAATAGTAATAGTCTGCTCCTTGAAGGGGAAAAAGCCTTTAAATTATATGATACTTATGGTTTCCCAATAGAACTTACTGAAGAAATATTACAGGAAAAAAATATGGGGGTAGACTTAGAGGAATTCAACCAAAAAATGCAGAATCAAAAGGAAATGGCAAGATCTGCCAGGACAGAAACTAATTATATGGGAGCAGAAGATACTGTATTAAATAAAATTCCCCTGTATATAGACACTGTATTTGAAGGCTATGGCAGCTTAGAGTCCACTTCAAAGGTCAAACTTATGATAAAAGAAGGAGAGTTTGTTTCTCTCTTAAGCCAGGGGGAAAAAGGTGTTATATTAGTATCTAACACACCATTTTATGCAGAAATGGGAGGACAGGTAGGAGATAAAGGTATCATATATAATGAAAATTTTAAAGGTAAGATAATAGACTGTAAAAATAATGTAGCGGGAAAAATACTTCATTTTGTCGAAGTAATTTCAGGAAGTGTAAGTTTAGAAGATACTGTTTTACTGAATGTGGATAAAAATAGAAGAGATGATATAAGAAGAAATCATACTTCCACCCATCTTTTGGGAGAGGCATTAAGGAGGGTACTAGGAGAACATGTACACCAGTCCGGTTCTTATGTAGATGAACATCGATTAAGATTTGATTTTAACCATTTTGAAGCTTTAAATGATAAACAATTAAGAGAAGTTGAAGATCTGGTAAATGAAAATATAAGAAAGGCAAAAACAGTAAACACTAATTTAATGTCTTTAGAAGAAGCAAAAAAGAGTGGAGCGGTAGCAATTTTTGATGGTAAGTATTCAGATGAAGTAAGAGTTGTTTCAATAGGAGATTTCAGCAGAGAACTTTGTGGAGGTACTCATGTAGGTAATTCTGGAGAAATAGGACTGTTTAAAATAGTTTCAGAATCAGGAATAGCAGCTGGCATAAGGAGAATAGAAGCTGTTACTGGAAGAGAGGCAGTTGAATATTTATATTCAAAAAGTGATATGCTAAAGGAGATAGCAAATAAATTTAAATGCTCTGAAAAAGAAATTGTCCATAAATTAGATTTACAATTTAATGAATTAAGGGAAGTAAGAAAAGAACTAGAAGAGTTTAAGATAAAATTAGCGGGTAGTGCAGAGGAGAGCATTTTAAATGGTGTTAAGATTGTTAAAGGAATAAATTTGTTTACAGGGATATTAAAGGATGTAGATGGAAATGCACTCAGAGAACTGGCAGATAAAATTAGAAGCAAGTCACAAAATTCAGTAGTTTTACTAGGAAGTAACGTAGAAGGAAAGGTAAACTTGGTAGCTATGGCAACTAAGGATGCGGTGGAAAAAGGAGTTCATTGTGGTAAAATTATAAAAGAAGTGGCAGCTGTTACTGGAGGAGGTGGAGGCGGCAGACCTGATATGGCTCAAGCTGGTGGAAAATTTCCAGATAAATTAGAAGAAGCAATAGGAAAATGCAGTGCGATTATGGAAAAAATAGTTAAGTAG